In one window of Archocentrus centrarchus isolate MPI-CPG fArcCen1 chromosome 11, fArcCen1, whole genome shotgun sequence DNA:
- the LOC115788226 gene encoding XK-related protein 8-like → MSGTQAEFGYSCWDFLFTFAGLPLSLLDIVLDMFAAASFYREKAFVCLGVLVLLLVGSSLLAQAYSWLWYSYDNFEMKTKIEKLPSRGLLRLLHLFQLGIYFRHAGVLEMYVKSFYTRKSESAGKAMFLNQDLSMLRIIETFSESAPQLTLMLTIILRKGQLDPVTVLKAIGSASAIAFSVTTFHRAMRSFLPEKKKQKITSSAVYFIWNLLLISSRLSALALFASVLPCFIFTHFICSWLVLFFFAWRSKTDFMESPGGEWLYRATVGLIWYFNWFNVVEGNTRNRTVLYHGYILIDISILCGVWCWKMSTDPLDFVNQPSYASITAACVVGVYILGLLIKAVYYKCFHPNLDGDELKGASTEQQPEDEVDGMFRNMGAVAPACCNKRMRKLSENFYSQPAAPASPPEESAS, encoded by the exons ATGTCAGGGACTCAGGCTGAGTTTGGATACTCCTGCTGGGACTTTCTCTTCACTTTTGCGGGCCTGCCGCTCTCCCTGCTGGACATAGTGCTGGATATGTTTGCTGCTGCCTCCTTCTACCGGGAAAAGGCCTTCGTGTGCCTCGGTGTCCTGGTGCTGTTACTCGTGGGCTCGTCGCTGCTCGCTCAGGCTTACAGCTGGCTCTGGTACAGCTATGACAACTTCGAAatgaagacaaagattgagAAGTTGCCGAGCCGGGGcctgctcaggctgctgcatCTTTTCCAGCTGGGAATCTACTTCAG GCACGCAGGAGTCCTGGAGATGTATGTAAAAAGCTTCTACACGAGGAAATCTGAATCTGCAGGTAAAGCCATGTTCCTGAACCAAGACCTGAGCATGTTACGCATCATAGAGACGTTTTCAGAGAGCGCACCTCAGCTCACGCTCATGCTCACCATCATTCTGAGGAAGGGCCAGCTGGATCCTGTGACAG TGTTGAAGGCCATCGGTTCGGCCTCAGCTATCGCTTTTAGTGTGACGACCTTCCATCGCGCGATGCGCTCCTTCCTGCCcgagaagaaaaagcagaagatAACCTCATCAGCTGTTTACTTCATCTGGAACCTGCTGCTCATCTCGTCTCGCCTCTCCGCCCTCGCTCTGTTCGCCTCCGTGCTGCCCTGCTTCATCTTCACCCACTTCATCTGCTCCTGGCTGGTTTTATTCTTCTTTGCTTGGCGATCCAAGACAGACTTCATGGAAAGTCCTGGTGGAGAATGGCTGTATCGAGCCACTGTGGGCCTCATTTGGTATTTTAACTGGTTTAACGTGGTGGAGGGGAACACGAGGAACAGGACTGTGCTCTATCACGGGTACATACTGATTGATATCTCCATCCTCTGTGGTGTGTGGTGCTGGAAGATGAGCACAGATCCTCTTGATTTTGTGAACCAACCCTCATACGCTTCAATCACAGCTGCCTGTGTTGTTGGAGTTTATATCCTCGGTCTGTTAATTAAAGCTGTTTATTATAAGTGCTTCCATCCAAACCTTGATGGAGACGAGCTGAAAGGGGCCAGCACAGAGCAGCAACCTGAAGATGAGGTGGACGGTATGTTCAGAAATATGGGGGCTGTTGCACCAGCATGCTGCAATAAAAGAATGAGGAAGCTGTCTGAGAACTTCTACAGCCAACCTGCAGCACCTGCATCACCTCCAGAGGAGTCTGCTTCCTGA